In Rhodothermia bacterium, a genomic segment contains:
- a CDS encoding response regulator transcription factor — MTDQAIRIVLADDHPAFREGVRSRLAQEPGLSVVGEASDGHTALAVVRQNVPDVLLLDMEMPGLSGLEVTEQLHKTHPQIHILILSAYEDEDYIFGVLELGASGYLTKHEPLNTIIEAIRGVANGETRWLSGRIALMFSEHHVKKQSPTEVLLAGLSDREAEVLLCLAKGRSNQEIGQKLFISESTVKKHVNSLFEKIGLGTRAQVVAWAWKNGIVKDY, encoded by the coding sequence ATGACCGATCAAGCCATTCGTATCGTACTTGCCGATGACCACCCTGCGTTTCGGGAGGGCGTTCGGTCTAGATTAGCGCAAGAACCCGGGCTCTCCGTCGTCGGAGAAGCCTCAGATGGTCATACGGCTTTGGCCGTTGTCCGCCAAAACGTACCAGACGTTTTGTTATTGGATATGGAAATGCCGGGGCTTTCAGGCTTAGAAGTGACCGAGCAACTCCATAAAACACATCCACAAATCCATATTCTCATCCTAAGTGCCTACGAAGATGAGGATTATATTTTTGGTGTTTTGGAGTTGGGGGCTTCAGGTTATTTAACCAAGCATGAACCTCTCAATACCATCATCGAGGCGATTCGTGGAGTGGCTAACGGGGAAACACGTTGGTTAAGCGGGCGGATTGCTTTGATGTTTTCCGAGCATCACGTAAAAAAACAGTCCCCTACCGAGGTGCTTCTGGCTGGCCTAAGCGACCGAGAGGCCGAGGTATTGCTATGTTTGGCAAAAGGCCGATCTAACCAAGAGATTGGGCAAAAACTTTTTATCTCGGAAAGTACTGTTAAAAAACATGTCAATAGTTTGTTCGAGAAAATCGGGTTGGGCACGCGGGCACAAGTGGTGGCTTGGGCATGGAAAAATGGGATCGTAAAAGATTATTGA